GGCCGAATTTGCCGCCTGTGCCCAGGCCTGGATCGCAGCATAGGTGGCCAGGGAATAGCGGTCCGCGGGCTTCCCTGCTTCTTCCAATGCGCTGACCACCACGGCGCTTTGCTCGATATCGCGCGGGTCGATCGGATACGTCAGGATCGTGCCGTTACCCGCCTCGCCTGCGACGGCCATGAACTCATCGGTCATGAGCGCATCACCTGACACCAGCACGGCGTCAAGTCCCTGCCGGTCCATCTCGAGCTTGATCAGCCCCGCCTCCGGATGATACCCGCCCAGGAACACCACCCCGACATTTTCAAGGCCGAGCTGTGAAACGAGATAGCGGTAGTCATCCTCACCCGCATCGAACCCGAGCGAGAGTTCCTCGGATTTGCCCAGGTCGTTCATGATGGCCTTGACCGCGTCGGTCAGGCCTTTTCCATACGCGGTCTTGTCGTGAATCAGCGCGATGCGGTCACTTGCATAAGTGTCGGCGAGAAACTGCCCGGCGACCTCCGCTTGCTGATCGTCCCTGGGTGCCAGGCGGAACACGCCTTCTCCGGCGCGGTCGTCCGTGAATTTCGGCAAGGTCGTTCCCGGAGAGATCTGGACGATGCCG
This region of uncultured Roseibium sp. genomic DNA includes:
- a CDS encoding branched-chain amino acid ABC transporter substrate-binding protein, which codes for MIHCRLTLLAAALGGALTAGQASAEISIAVAGPMDGQFRDLGAQMRAGAEQAVADLNAVGGVNGERLVLEVADDGCDADKAVAVANQLIGRDVVFVAGHFCFNASIPASEVYAGAGIVQISPGTTLPKFTDDRAGEGVFRLAPRDDQQAEVAGQFLADTYASDRIALIHDKTAYGKGLTDAVKAIMNDLGKSEELSLGFDAGEDDYRYLVSQLGLENVGVVFLGGYHPEAGLIKLEMDRQGLDAVLVSGDALMTDEFMAVAGEAGNGTILTYPIDPRDIEQSAVVVSALEEAGKPADRYSLATYAAIQAWAQAANSAGSTDLQAVADVLSTQTFETVLGPVEFDEKGDGNRPEYVIYEWREGAPKLR